The following proteins come from a genomic window of Nocardiopsis sp. YSL2:
- a CDS encoding transglycosylase domain-containing protein: MTESSGDGEREETRTTALLRLTGIAALAGVLCAALVLPWVGAIGLAGRDVASAFMALPDDLEPPPLSERILLTDADGRTIAEVAQRERDLVALDEISPWVPAALMAIEDERFYEHNGLDLRGVLRALVRTAQGDLQGGSTITQQYVKNLLIEGADTEEELARANERTVARKLVELRHTMGIEERMTKDEIMEGYLNLSYFGSGAHGIEIAARRYFSVPADELGPAQAALLVGLVRGPSYYDPLTNPEAAVQRRDMVLDRMAETGHLTAAEAEEYKATGLDLEPTERGGSCYSSDYPFFCDYVMRWLENSEFLGETEEDRARVLEQGGFTVRTTLDRDAQTAAQEAVDRYVPHEDSTKFAAEAVVEPGNGKVRALAQNLRYGFDEEDTGTTSINLAVDRADGGSNGYQAGSTFKAFTLAAALDSGLGYDTSFSAPKSLTVSGMRNCDGGRMSGWKVRNAGESDEGRHNMISGTKGSVNTYFAQLQRRVGLCETARMAEDTGIARADGEPLGVWSSFTLGDQEVSPLTVASAYATFAARGTRCEPRPVEVVSENPVDPESGRIVVGNTCEEGAVDRRVADGVSHLLQQTFKGGTANGLGIGRPAAGKTGTTDSAAYAWFAGYTPNLAAAVAVGDIRGGEENPLQGVQIGGRYYGIVYGGTLPGPIWQATMRGATADLPEESFPSSPSAFGDPDARPPEPRDGDGDGGTEGT, encoded by the coding sequence GTGACCGAGTCCAGTGGGGACGGCGAGCGCGAGGAGACCCGGACGACCGCGCTCCTGCGACTGACGGGGATCGCGGCACTGGCCGGAGTGCTGTGCGCCGCGCTGGTCCTGCCGTGGGTGGGCGCGATCGGACTGGCCGGACGCGACGTCGCCTCGGCGTTCATGGCCCTGCCCGACGACCTGGAGCCCCCGCCCCTGTCGGAGCGGATCCTGCTCACCGACGCCGACGGCCGGACGATCGCCGAGGTCGCTCAGCGCGAGCGCGACCTGGTCGCCCTGGACGAGATCAGCCCGTGGGTGCCGGCGGCGCTCATGGCGATCGAGGACGAGCGCTTCTACGAGCACAACGGACTGGATCTGCGCGGCGTCCTGCGAGCGCTGGTGCGCACGGCCCAGGGCGACCTCCAGGGCGGGTCCACCATCACCCAGCAGTACGTGAAGAACCTCCTCATCGAAGGCGCCGACACCGAGGAGGAGCTGGCCCGCGCCAACGAGCGGACCGTGGCGCGCAAGCTCGTGGAGCTGCGCCACACCATGGGCATCGAGGAGCGCATGACCAAGGACGAGATCATGGAGGGCTATCTCAACCTCTCCTACTTCGGCTCGGGCGCGCACGGCATCGAGATCGCCGCCCGGCGCTACTTCTCCGTCCCCGCCGACGAGCTCGGCCCGGCCCAGGCCGCGCTGCTGGTCGGCCTCGTGCGCGGGCCGTCCTACTACGACCCGCTGACCAACCCCGAGGCCGCGGTCCAACGCCGCGACATGGTGCTCGACCGGATGGCCGAGACCGGGCACCTCACCGCGGCGGAGGCCGAGGAGTACAAGGCCACCGGGCTGGACCTGGAACCCACCGAGCGCGGCGGCAGCTGCTACAGCAGCGACTACCCCTTCTTCTGCGACTACGTCATGCGGTGGCTGGAGAACTCCGAGTTCCTCGGTGAGACCGAGGAGGACCGGGCCCGCGTCCTGGAGCAGGGCGGGTTCACCGTCCGCACCACCCTGGACCGCGACGCGCAGACGGCCGCCCAGGAGGCCGTGGACCGGTACGTCCCCCACGAGGACTCCACGAAGTTCGCGGCGGAGGCGGTCGTGGAACCCGGTAACGGCAAGGTCCGGGCGCTGGCGCAGAACCTGCGCTACGGCTTCGACGAGGAGGACACCGGCACGACCTCGATCAACCTCGCCGTGGACCGCGCCGACGGGGGATCGAACGGATACCAGGCGGGTTCGACGTTCAAGGCGTTCACCCTGGCGGCGGCTCTCGACTCCGGACTCGGCTACGACACGAGCTTCTCCGCGCCCAAGTCCCTGACCGTGAGCGGAATGCGCAACTGCGACGGCGGGCGGATGTCGGGTTGGAAGGTGCGCAACGCCGGGGAGAGCGACGAGGGCCGACACAACATGATCAGCGGGACCAAGGGGTCGGTCAACACCTACTTCGCCCAGCTGCAGCGGCGCGTGGGGCTGTGCGAGACCGCGCGGATGGCCGAGGACACCGGGATCGCGCGCGCCGACGGCGAGCCACTGGGCGTGTGGAGCTCCTTCACCCTCGGCGACCAGGAGGTCTCCCCGCTGACCGTGGCCAGCGCCTACGCCACCTTCGCCGCCCGGGGCACGCGCTGCGAGCCCCGGCCCGTCGAGGTCGTCTCCGAGAACCCCGTCGACCCCGAGTCCGGGCGGATCGTGGTCGGCAACACCTGTGAGGAGGGGGCCGTGGACCGGCGCGTGGCCGACGGGGTCAGCCACCTGCTCCAGCAGACGTTCAAGGGCGGTACCGCCAACGGCCTGGGGATCGGCCGCCCGGCGGCGGGCAAGACCGGCACCACCGACAGCGCGGCCTACGCGTGGTTCGCCGGGTACACGCCCAACCTGGCCGCTGCGGTGGCCGTCGGCGACATACGGGGCGGCGAGGAGAATCCGCTCCAGGGCGTACAGATCGGCGGCCGCTACTACGGGATCGTCTACGGCGGCACGCTGCCCGGGCCGATCTGGCAGGCGACCATGCGCGGGGCGACGGCCGACCTGCCCGAGGAGTCCTTCCCGTCGTCTCCCTCGGCCTTCGGAGACCCCGACGCCCGGCCGCCCGAGCCCCGGGACGGCGACGGCGACGGAGGCACGGAGGGCACGTGA